The region TGATCACCGTAGAAGGCGACAAAGCCTCTATGGAAGTTCCGTCTCCGCAGGCTGGCGTTGTTAAAGAGATCAAAGTCTCTGTTGGCGACAAAACCGAGACGGGCAAACTGATCATGATTTTCGATTCCGCCGATGGTGCAGCAGCCGCTGCACCTGCTCCGGCAGAAGAGAAGAAAGAAGCCGCTCCGGCCGCTGCTGCGCCAGCAACCGCGGCAGCGAAAGAAGTGAACGTCCCTGACATCGGCGGTGACGAAGTTGAAGTCACCGAAATTCTGGTGAAAGTGGGCGACACCGTTGCGGCAGAACAGTCTCTGATCACCGTAGAGGGCGACAAAGCCTCTATGGAAGTTCCGGCGCCGTTCGCAGGCACCGTGAAAGAGATCAAAATCAACACCGGCGACAAAGTCTCTACCGGCTCGCTGATCATGATCTTCGAAGTGGCGGGTGCTGCACCTGCTGCGGCTCCGGCTCAGGCAGCCGCTCCGGCTGCGGCGAGCGCACCGGCAGCTGCGGCTGGCGCGAAAGAAGTCAACGTACCTGACATCGGCGGTGACGAAGTAGAAGTGACCGAAGTGCTGGTGAAAGTGGGTGACAAAGTCTCCGCTGAACAGTCTCTGATCACCGTAGAGGGCGACAAAGCCTCTATGGAAGTCCCGGCACCGTTCGCCGGTGTTGTTAAAGAGCTGAAAGTGAACGTGGGCGACAAAGTCTCCACAGGCTCGCTGATCATGGTATTCGAAGTGGAAGGCGCTGCGCCTGCCGCGGCTCCGGCTGCCGCTCCGGCATCTGCTGCCCCGGCTCAGGCTGCTAAACCTGCTGCGGCACCGGCTGCGAAAGCAGAAGGTAAATCTGACTTCGCGGAAAACGACGCTTACGTCCACGCTACTCCGCTGATCCGCCGCCTGGCGCGCGAATTCGGCGTTAACCTGGCGAAAGTGAAAGGCACTGGTCGTAAAG is a window of Enterobacter sp. R4-368 DNA encoding:
- the aceF gene encoding pyruvate dehydrogenase complex dihydrolipoyllysine-residue acetyltransferase; the protein is MAIEIKVPDIGSDEVEITEILVKVGDTVSAEQSLITVEGDKASMEVPSPQAGVVKEIKVSVGDKTETGKLIMIFDSADGAAAAAPAPAEEKKEAAPAAAAPATAAAKEVNVPDIGGDEVEVTEILVKVGDTVAAEQSLITVEGDKASMEVPAPFAGTVKEIKINTGDKVSTGSLIMIFEVAGAAPAAAPAQAAAPAAASAPAAAAGAKEVNVPDIGGDEVEVTEVLVKVGDKVSAEQSLITVEGDKASMEVPAPFAGVVKELKVNVGDKVSTGSLIMVFEVEGAAPAAAPAAAPASAAPAQAAKPAAAPAAKAEGKSDFAENDAYVHATPLIRRLAREFGVNLAKVKGTGRKGRILREDVQAYVKDAVKRAESAPAAGATGGSLPGLLPWPKVDFSKFGEIEEVELGRIQKISGANLSRNWVMIPHVTHFDKTDITDLEAFRKQQNAEAEKRKLDVKFTPVVFIMKAVAAALEQMPRFNSSLSEDGQRLTLKKYINIGVAVDTPNGLVVPVFKDVNKKSVTELSRELTVISKKARDGKLTAGEMQGGCFTISSIGGLGTTHFAPIVNAPEVAILGVSKSAMEPVWNGKEFVPRLMMPISLSFDHRVIDGADGARFITIINNMLSDIRRLVM